Proteins co-encoded in one Papaver somniferum cultivar HN1 chromosome 5, ASM357369v1, whole genome shotgun sequence genomic window:
- the LOC113283965 gene encoding protein WHAT'S THIS FACTOR 1 homolog — protein MASQLSFPPKPHLHPFLQSSSSSLSQLPPSLKPFIPKPTKTHKKNLSISCTAPTTTKSKIIKNPSLDKQVTKQNKIRFVQKLKTLILSKPQHYIQLQILSKCRSYLAVPKPRSLLSMIHRYPTIFQTFTIPSSSTHQDLVCIRLTPKAKALALQELSLKSEISTSLAIKLQKLLMLSSHHRLLLSKLVHLGPDLGLPPNFRSRLCNSYPDRFKTVDTSYGRALELVSWDPELAIPMPLRNQNAPELIVERPLKFKHLKLRKGLNLKRKHRDFLIKFGELPEVSPYNEVVGEIGNGLKPHWIEAEKRSCALVREVLGMTVEKRTLVDHLTHFRKEFGLSNKMRGMLIRHPELFYVSIKGQRDSVFLVESYDDDGKMIEKDELLGFRDKLIELVREGKKMRRERRKKACGVDYLEDDDDVEIGEDVEEEEEEFDDDNEDGFEDLFVEDEWEEYGIEDNDTESDVLGFDTGVEGKFWTSEAASAKGESRIEMW, from the coding sequence ATGGCCTCTCAATTATCTTTCCCTCCAAAACCCCATCTTCATCCATTccttcaatcttcttcttcttcactctcccAATTACCTCCATCTCTTAAACCCTTCATTCCCAAACCCaccaaaacccataaaaaaaacCTTTCAATTTCTTGTACTGCTCCTACtacaaccaaatcaaaaatcataaaaaacccATCTTTAGACAAACAagtaacaaaacaaaacaaaatcagattcgtccagaaactcaaaaccctaatcttatctaaaccccaacactacATTCAACTCCAAATCTTATCGAAATGCCGTTCATACTTAGCAGTACCCAAACCAAGATCACTCCTTTCAATGATTCACAGGTACCCAACAATTTTCCAAACATTTACAATCCCATCTTCATCAACACATCAAGACCTTGTTTGTATTCGTCTCACCCCAAAAGCAAAAGCCTTAGCTTTACAAGAATTATCCTTAAAATCTGAAATTTCGACTTCATTAGCTATCAAATTACAGAAACTACTTATGTTATCATCTCACCATAGATTGTTATTGTCTAAGCTTGTTCATCTTGGTCCAGACCTTGGTCTTCCACCTAATTTTCGGTCTCGGCTGTGTAATAGTTATCCGGATCGATTCAAGACTGTGGATACGTCGTATGGTCGTGCACTTGAGCTTGTTTCATGGGATCCCGAGCTTGCAATTCCGATGCCATTGCGGAATCAGAATGCCCCGGAGTTGATTGTTGAAAGGCCGCTGAAGTTTAAGCATTTAAAATTGAGGAAAGGGTTGAATTTGAAGAGGAAACATCGAGATTTTCTGATAAAGTTTGGTGAATTACCAGAGGTTTCGCCGTATAATGAAGTAGTGGGAGAGATTGGGAATGGGTTGAAGCCGCATTGGATTGAAGCAGAGAAGAGGAGCTGTGCACTGGTGAGGGAGGTTTTGGGAATGACAGTAGAGAAGAGAACTTTGGTTGATCATTTAACACATTTTAGGAAGGAATTCGGTTTATCGAATAAGATGAGAGGAATGTTAATAAGACATCCAGAGCTGTTCTATGTGAGTATAAAAGGGCAGAGAGATTCCGTGTTCTTGGTAGAAAGTTATGATGATGATGGGAAGATGATAGAGAAGGATGAACTGCTGGGGTTCAGGGACAAGTTAATTGAGTTAGTAAGAGAAGGGAAGAAAATGAGGAGAGAAAGAAGGAAGAAAGCTTGTGGTGTTGATTatcttgaagatgatgatgatgttgaaattggCGAAGAcgttgaagaagaggaagaagaatttGATGACGACAATGAGGATGGGTTTGAGGATTTGTTTGTGGAAGATGAATGGGAAGAGTATGGCATTGAAGATAATGATACTGAGAGTGATGTACTTGGGTTTGATACTGGTGTTGAAGGGAAATTTTGGACAAGTGAAGCTGCATCTGCCAAGGGTGAGAGTAGGATTGAAATGTGGTAG